The following are encoded together in the Streptomyces flavofungini genome:
- a CDS encoding type I polyketide synthase, with protein MRASLKETDALRARTRELTAAAHEPVAIVAAGCRFPGGVRSADDLWDLVATGTDAVSAFPTDRGWDTEALFDPDPDRPGRTYAVEGAFLDDAAEFDADLFGISPREAAAMDPQQRLLLETAWETFERAGVDPGGLKGEPVGAFVGSVLMTSGGGTGTGDGTEGHQLTGGAASVLSGRLAYTFGLEGPAITVDTACSASLTAVHLAVQSLRRRECAMALAGGAAVMSTPGIFVEFSRQRGLAADGRCKAFAASADGTGWGEGVGLVLLERLSDARRNGHPVLAVVRGSAVNQDGASNGLTAPNGPSQQRVIRQALASARLSADLVDVVEAHGTGTSLGDPIEAQALLATYGQERADDRPLWLGSLKSNIGHTQGAAGIAGLIKMVMALRHGVLPKTLHVDEPTPHVDWSSGAVRLLTEARDWPRTGRPRRAGVSSFGISGTNAHVILEEAPRRDEADPAPDPTLRTPVPLVVSARGERALRDQADRIAAHVRARPEARPEDVALTLATSRAALDRRAVLWAADRDETLAGLAALAEDRPAPGLVRGAATDGGQAFLFAGQGCQRPGMGRELAAAFPVFAEALDAVADHIDPHLDKPLRDVLHAAEGTPTAALLEQTAYTQPALFAYEVALHRLLTHWGLTPALLLGHSVGELAAAHVAGVLSLADASALVAARGRLMQDVPGSGAMVAVRATEAEILPDVTARADELAIAAVNGPASVVVSGTESAVLELAGRWRDKGRKTRRLRVSHAFHSPHTDAMLDEFAQVAGKLTFHTPRIPIVSDVTGDIAGAAELCSPEYWVRHARATVRFHDGVRRLVAAGARTFVEVGPSGALTAMAQDCLAEQPPGTGPVLIAAARAGRPEADTARTAVSQAFAHGARVDWARFLDGTGARVVNLPTYPFQRRRYPWSVAGAAGTGVDVAAAGLLGLAHPLLGASLDLADSQETVLTGTLSRRTEAWLADHVMLGTALVPGTAVVEMAVRAGAEVGCRRLVELTQEAPLVLPDRGAVRLQVRVGPAGDDGHRAVSVHSHAEDASTRTAGTPEGAAWMCHARGVLAPEAAAAPARPADAWPPPGAEPVPLDGFYARLATAGLAYGPAFRGLARAWRLGTEVFAEVTLPGAGRSRTDGYGLHPALLDAALHAALLTGEDAARTGQDAGGARAAGPVRVPFAWHDVSFHGAATPTLRARLAPAGADAVSLALWDERGAPVASAGSLVTRSVSVRHLRSARTRDTLFHVDWVDRADRAGPAAFDERAADPPSPAVRCAVLGDPALADRLAATAHADLDALLTALESGDPAPESVFLPCRGGEAAGTEGADDASSPPAAARSLALTVLGTLRSWLEAPRLSTARLVVVTRGAVPVSAAEPVPDVAAAALWGLVRSAQAEHPGRFVLVDADEEPASTAALAAAAGADEPQLALRQGRTLVPRLARGVPSATLVPPVGVREWRVDLTGGGTVDDLALTPNPEAAAPLAPGRVRVDVRAAGLNFRDVVMALGMVPDQRALGGEIAGVVTEVGPDVTGLAPGDRVFGLAAGCLGPVAVVDHRLVARIPRGWSYRQAAAVPVTFLTAYEGLVDLADVRPGDKVLVHAAAGGVGMAAVQLARHLGAEVYATASPAKWDAVRALGVDDAHLASSRTTDFEQRFTEAGGGRCVDVVLNSLVRDFADASLRLLRPGGRFIEMGKTDIRDADEVAARHDGVAYRAFDLMDAGPERVAEMLADVVALFERGRLRPVPVTAWDVRQAPAAFRFLAQARHVGKVVLTMPPAWNPEGTALVTGASGALGAQVARHLVRTHRVAHLVLAGRRGPDAEGMADLMAELTAAGARTVRAVACDVADRAAVADLLASVPAAHPLTAVVHAAGVLDDGLLETMTPGRLDTVFRPKADGAWHLHELTRDQDLAAFVVYSSAAGTVGTTGQSNYAAANAFLDALAAHRHAIGLPGTSLAWGRWAGPGGMGAGQGQRGPGGPAGPAAGLSVEDGLALFDEALATGLPVWVPTRLDPGELRTAAGNGTLPALLRGLADATTATAEPGAATALRERLGSLGAEDRAAAVLELVRGQVALVLGHTTAGNVDPHRPFQELGFDSLTAVELRNRLGAETGLGLPTTLVFDRPTPAALSEHIEAALVSKLGSPVDAVLTRLDALATHLATAPLDDGERERVADRLRALAQRCGERAPAPGAAAGEQDDGATVADELDLATDDEVIDFISKELGIS; from the coding sequence CTGCGGGCCTCCCTCAAGGAGACCGACGCGCTGCGGGCCCGCACCCGCGAGCTGACGGCCGCCGCCCACGAACCGGTGGCGATCGTGGCGGCGGGCTGCCGCTTCCCCGGCGGCGTCCGCTCCGCGGACGACCTGTGGGACCTGGTGGCCACCGGCACCGACGCGGTCTCGGCCTTCCCCACCGACCGCGGCTGGGACACCGAGGCCCTCTTCGACCCGGACCCCGACCGGCCGGGCCGCACCTACGCCGTCGAAGGGGCCTTCCTCGACGACGCGGCGGAGTTCGACGCGGACCTGTTCGGCATCAGCCCGCGCGAGGCGGCCGCCATGGACCCTCAGCAGCGGCTGCTCCTGGAGACCGCGTGGGAGACCTTCGAACGCGCCGGAGTCGACCCCGGAGGCCTCAAGGGCGAACCCGTCGGCGCGTTCGTCGGCTCGGTCCTCATGACCAGCGGCGGCGGTACCGGAACCGGCGACGGGACCGAGGGCCACCAGCTCACCGGCGGCGCCGCCAGTGTCTTGTCGGGCCGGCTCGCCTACACCTTCGGCCTGGAGGGTCCGGCGATCACCGTCGACACCGCCTGCTCGGCGTCCCTCACGGCGGTGCACCTCGCCGTGCAGTCGCTGCGCCGGCGCGAGTGCGCCATGGCCCTGGCCGGGGGTGCCGCCGTGATGTCGACGCCCGGGATCTTCGTGGAGTTCAGCCGTCAGCGGGGGCTCGCGGCCGACGGCCGGTGCAAGGCGTTCGCGGCGTCCGCGGACGGCACCGGGTGGGGTGAGGGTGTCGGGCTCGTGCTGTTGGAGCGGCTGTCGGACGCGCGGCGCAACGGTCACCCGGTGCTCGCCGTCGTACGGGGTTCGGCCGTGAACCAGGACGGCGCATCGAACGGCCTGACCGCACCCAACGGGCCCTCGCAGCAGCGGGTGATCCGGCAGGCCCTGGCCTCGGCACGCCTGTCGGCGGACCTCGTGGACGTGGTGGAGGCGCACGGGACGGGGACGTCGCTGGGGGACCCCATCGAGGCGCAGGCGCTGCTCGCCACGTACGGTCAGGAGCGTGCCGACGACCGGCCGTTGTGGCTCGGCTCGCTCAAGTCGAACATCGGACACACCCAGGGCGCGGCAGGCATCGCCGGGCTGATCAAGATGGTCATGGCGCTGCGTCACGGCGTACTCCCGAAGACCCTGCACGTGGACGAGCCCACGCCGCACGTCGACTGGTCGTCGGGCGCGGTGCGACTGCTGACCGAGGCCCGCGACTGGCCGCGGACCGGCCGCCCCCGCCGCGCGGGCGTGTCCTCCTTCGGCATCAGCGGCACCAACGCCCACGTGATCCTCGAAGAGGCCCCGCGGCGGGACGAGGCCGACCCGGCTCCGGACCCCACCTTGCGGACGCCTGTTCCCCTCGTGGTCTCGGCGCGCGGAGAGCGAGCCCTGCGCGACCAGGCCGACCGCATCGCCGCCCACGTCCGCGCCCGCCCCGAAGCGCGCCCGGAGGACGTCGCCCTGACCCTCGCCACCTCACGGGCCGCCCTCGACCGGCGGGCCGTCCTGTGGGCCGCCGATCGCGACGAGACGCTCGCCGGACTCGCGGCGCTCGCCGAGGACCGGCCCGCGCCCGGCCTCGTGCGGGGCGCGGCCACGGACGGCGGGCAGGCGTTCCTCTTCGCCGGGCAGGGCTGCCAGCGCCCGGGCATGGGGCGCGAACTCGCCGCCGCCTTCCCGGTGTTCGCCGAGGCCCTCGACGCCGTCGCGGACCACATCGACCCGCACCTCGACAAGCCCCTGAGGGACGTCCTGCACGCCGCCGAGGGGACGCCGACGGCCGCGCTCCTGGAGCAGACCGCGTACACCCAGCCGGCGCTCTTCGCGTACGAAGTGGCGCTGCACCGACTGCTCACGCACTGGGGGCTCACACCCGCCCTGCTGCTCGGCCACTCCGTCGGCGAGCTGGCGGCCGCGCACGTCGCGGGCGTCCTGTCCCTCGCCGACGCGAGCGCGCTCGTCGCCGCCCGGGGCCGCCTCATGCAGGACGTGCCCGGCAGCGGTGCGATGGTCGCGGTGCGGGCGACCGAGGCGGAGATCCTGCCGGACGTGACCGCACGCGCCGACGAGCTCGCCATCGCCGCCGTCAACGGTCCCGCTTCCGTCGTCGTGTCCGGCACCGAGAGCGCGGTGCTCGAACTCGCCGGACGCTGGCGGGACAAGGGCCGCAAGACCCGGCGCCTGCGCGTCAGCCACGCCTTCCACTCCCCGCACACGGACGCGATGCTCGACGAGTTCGCCCAGGTCGCGGGGAAGCTCACCTTCCACACGCCCCGCATCCCGATCGTCTCCGACGTCACCGGCGACATCGCCGGCGCGGCCGAGCTGTGCTCGCCGGAGTACTGGGTACGGCACGCCCGGGCGACCGTGCGCTTCCACGACGGGGTGCGCAGGCTCGTCGCGGCGGGCGCGCGGACGTTCGTGGAGGTCGGCCCTTCCGGGGCGCTCACGGCGATGGCACAGGACTGCCTCGCGGAGCAACCCCCGGGCACCGGACCGGTGTTGATCGCGGCGGCGCGCGCCGGACGGCCGGAGGCCGACACGGCCCGCACGGCGGTGTCCCAGGCGTTCGCCCACGGGGCCCGCGTCGACTGGGCCCGGTTCCTCGACGGCACCGGCGCCCGCGTCGTCAACCTGCCCACGTACCCCTTCCAGCGCCGCCGCTACCCCTGGTCCGTCGCGGGCGCGGCGGGCACCGGCGTCGACGTGGCGGCCGCCGGCCTCCTGGGGCTCGCGCACCCCCTGCTCGGCGCGTCCCTGGACCTCGCCGACTCCCAGGAGACCGTGCTCACGGGGACCCTGTCCCGGCGGACCGAGGCGTGGCTCGCCGACCACGTCATGCTCGGCACCGCCCTCGTCCCGGGCACCGCCGTCGTCGAGATGGCGGTCCGCGCGGGCGCCGAGGTCGGATGCCGCCGCCTCGTGGAACTGACGCAGGAGGCGCCGCTGGTCCTGCCCGACCGGGGCGCGGTGCGCCTCCAGGTGCGGGTGGGGCCCGCGGGGGACGACGGGCACCGCGCGGTGAGCGTGCACTCGCACGCCGAGGACGCCTCGACGCGGACGGCGGGCACGCCGGAAGGGGCGGCGTGGATGTGTCACGCCCGCGGCGTGCTCGCGCCCGAGGCGGCCGCCGCACCGGCCCGTCCCGCCGACGCCTGGCCGCCACCCGGCGCGGAACCCGTGCCGCTCGACGGGTTCTACGCGCGCCTGGCCACGGCGGGCCTCGCCTACGGCCCCGCGTTCCGCGGCCTCGCGCGCGCCTGGCGGCTCGGCACGGAGGTGTTCGCCGAGGTCACGCTCCCCGGCGCCGGGCGCTCCCGCACCGACGGATACGGCCTCCATCCGGCGCTGCTCGACGCGGCGCTGCACGCTGCTCTGCTCACCGGGGAGGACGCGGCTCGCACGGGGCAGGACGCGGGGGGCGCGCGGGCGGCCGGGCCGGTGCGGGTGCCGTTCGCCTGGCACGACGTGTCCTTCCACGGCGCGGCCACCCCGACCCTGCGGGCACGGCTGGCCCCCGCCGGGGCGGACGCGGTGTCGCTCGCGCTGTGGGACGAACGCGGAGCGCCGGTCGCGTCGGCCGGATCGCTCGTCACCCGCTCCGTCTCCGTGCGGCACCTGCGGTCCGCCCGGACGCGCGACACCCTGTTCCACGTCGACTGGGTGGATCGGGCGGATCGAGCCGGGCCCGCCGCCTTCGACGAGCGTGCGGCCGACCCGCCGTCACCGGCCGTGCGGTGCGCGGTGCTCGGGGACCCCGCCCTCGCGGACCGGCTCGCGGCCACCGCCCACGCCGACCTCGACGCACTCCTGACGGCACTCGAATCGGGCGACCCCGCACCGGAGTCGGTGTTCCTGCCGTGCCGCGGCGGCGAGGCGGCAGGGACCGAAGGCGCCGACGACGCGAGCAGCCCGCCCGCTGCCGCCCGGTCCCTGGCCCTCACCGTCCTCGGCACCCTCCGCAGCTGGCTGGAGGCCCCGCGCCTGAGCACCGCACGGCTGGTCGTCGTGACCCGGGGCGCCGTGCCCGTGTCCGCCGCCGAGCCCGTGCCCGACGTCGCCGCCGCCGCGCTCTGGGGCCTGGTGCGCTCCGCGCAGGCCGAACACCCCGGGCGGTTCGTCCTCGTCGACGCGGACGAGGAGCCGGCGTCGACGGCGGCCCTGGCCGCGGCGGCGGGCGCGGACGAGCCCCAACTCGCGCTCAGGCAAGGGCGGACGCTCGTTCCGCGGCTGGCCCGCGGCGTACCGTCCGCCACCCTCGTACCCCCTGTGGGAGTACGGGAGTGGCGCGTCGACCTGACCGGTGGCGGCACCGTCGACGACCTGGCCCTCACCCCGAACCCGGAGGCCGCGGCGCCGCTCGCGCCGGGCAGGGTCAGGGTCGACGTGCGCGCCGCGGGCCTCAACTTCCGGGACGTCGTCATGGCCCTCGGCATGGTGCCCGACCAGCGGGCGCTGGGCGGCGAGATCGCGGGCGTCGTCACCGAGGTGGGGCCCGACGTGACCGGACTCGCCCCCGGCGACCGGGTGTTCGGCCTCGCGGCCGGGTGCCTCGGCCCGGTCGCGGTCGTCGACCACCGCCTGGTCGCCCGGATCCCCCGGGGCTGGTCGTACCGGCAGGCCGCGGCCGTCCCCGTCACGTTCCTCACCGCGTACGAGGGCCTGGTGGACCTGGCCGACGTGCGGCCGGGGGACAAGGTGCTCGTGCACGCCGCGGCCGGCGGCGTCGGGATGGCCGCCGTGCAGCTCGCGCGGCACCTGGGCGCCGAGGTGTACGCGACGGCCAGTCCCGCCAAATGGGACGCGGTCCGCGCCCTCGGCGTCGACGACGCGCACCTCGCCTCCTCCCGCACCACCGACTTCGAGCAGCGGTTCACCGAGGCGGGCGGCGGCCGGTGCGTGGACGTCGTCCTGAACTCCCTGGTACGGGACTTCGCCGACGCATCGCTGCGCCTGCTGCGGCCCGGCGGCCGGTTCATCGAGATGGGCAAGACGGACATCCGTGACGCCGACGAGGTCGCCGCGCGGCACGACGGCGTCGCCTACCGCGCGTTCGACCTGATGGACGCCGGACCCGAGCGCGTCGCCGAGATGCTGGCGGACGTCGTCGCGCTGTTCGAGCGCGGGCGGCTGCGGCCGGTGCCGGTGACGGCGTGGGACGTACGCCAGGCGCCCGCGGCCTTCCGTTTCCTCGCCCAGGCCCGGCACGTGGGCAAGGTCGTCCTCACCATGCCCCCCGCCTGGAACCCCGAGGGCACCGCGCTGGTCACCGGCGCATCCGGGGCGCTCGGCGCGCAGGTCGCCCGGCATCTGGTGCGCACCCACCGCGTGGCGCACCTCGTGCTCGCCGGCCGCCGGGGGCCGGACGCGGAGGGCATGGCGGACCTGATGGCCGAGCTGACCGCGGCGGGCGCGCGGACCGTACGGGCCGTGGCGTGCGACGTCGCCGACCGGGCCGCCGTGGCGGACCTGCTCGCGTCGGTGCCCGCCGCACACCCGCTGACGGCCGTGGTGCACGCGGCGGGCGTGCTCGACGACGGGCTGCTGGAGACGATGACCCCCGGCCGCCTCGACACGGTGTTCCGGCCCAAGGCCGACGGCGCCTGGCACCTGCACGAACTGACGCGGGACCAGGACCTGGCCGCGTTCGTCGTCTACTCCTCCGCCGCGGGCACCGTCGGCACCACCGGCCAGTCCAACTACGCCGCCGCCAACGCCTTCCTCGACGCCCTCGCCGCCCACCGCCACGCCATCGGCCTGCCCGGCACGTCCCTGGCCTGGGGCCGCTGGGCCGGACCCGGAGGCATGGGGGCGGGCCAGGGGCAACGGGGGCCGGGGGGCCCGGCGGGTCCGGCCGCGGGACTCTCCGTCGAGGACGGCCTAGCGCTGTTCGACGAGGCCCTGGCCACCGGCCTGCCGGTGTGGGTGCCGACCCGGCTCGACCCCGGCGAACTGCGCACCGCCGCCGGCAACGGCACTCTCCCCGCGCTGCTGCGCGGTCTGGCCGACGCCACCACGGCCACCGCGGAGCCGGGCGCGGCGACCGCGCTGCGGGAACGCCTCGGCTCCCTCGGCGCCGAGGACCGCGCCGCGGCCGTCCTGGAACTCGTACGCGGCCAGGTCGCCCTGGTCCTCGGTCACACGACGGCCGGGAACGTGGATCCGCACCGGCCCTTCCAGGAACTCGGCTTCGACTCGCTCACCGCCGTGGAGCTGCGCAACCGCCTGGGCGCGGAGACCGGCCTCGGCCTGCCCACCACGCTGGTGTTCGACCGACCGACGCCCGCCGCGCTGAGCGAGCACATCGAGGCCGCGCTCGTCTCGAAGCTGGGCTCACCCGTGGACGCCGTCCTCACCCGCCTCGACGCGCTCGCCACGCACCTCGCGACGGCGCCGCTCGACGACGGCGAACGGGAACGCGTGGCGGACCGGCTGCGGGCGCTCGCCCAGCGGTGCGGCGAGCGGGCACCCGCGCCCGGCGCGGCAGCGGGCGAGCAGGACGACGGCGCGACCGTCGCGGACGAACTCGACCTGGCGACCGACGACGAAGTCATCGACTTCATCAGCAAGGAGCTGGGCATCTCCTGA